CTTCACTCTCCCTTCAATTCCATTTTCTAGTGGGCTCCATCAGGGTGGGATTACTGCAGAGTAGTACCACACTACTTCAGGAGCAGAGGATATCTTTGCTACCCATTTGGGGAATGGTTTTCAGCCTCGGTCTCCCTGCATGGGGCCTGTCCAGGATTCTAGGGGCAATTTTGAAAGTACAACTCCTTAATGCTGAAGCACCGAGAAGAGGTTTAAATGCACTCTGTAtgttttgcttggttttaatTCTTCTATCCAACTCCGCTCCCTGAACATCACACCAGTACCCAAATGGACGCTCATCACCATGGCTGTGGCAGGGGCcattctcctccttctcttcctcatcTGCATTGTCAAGTGCTGTTGTACAAAGAGGAGGcccaagaagaaggaaagaatcGGCTTGTGCACCATCAGCAACTCCACCACGATCAACCTTGTGCGTCCTACCTTCCCCTCAATCCCACCTCCCTCACCTCTGAGGGGTTTGCTgctgcactgcccagccccagggatggtgGGAGCACAGCATGGCAGGGACATGGCTGAGTGTTGCTCTCTGCCACAGGTCCAGCCTGAGATGGAGGACCTGGAGCGGGAAGTAGAGCAGAAGCGGCGAGGAAAGCTGCAGTACTCCCTGGAGTACAACTTCCGCATGCAGGAGGTGGGGATATTCATGgccatggcacagcagggaaaaagccaTGCTCTTGCATGGTCACTTTTTGCTGCTCACTGAGGTGGATGTGCCTTCTTCCACCTGCCTGCAGCCCACTAGCTCTCATGTCTGCATGGTGTCAAGATGTTCCTCACTGTTGCACTCACTTCCCACTGAGCCCCCAGCTGTCTGACCCTATCCTTCTCCACCCAGTGACCTTGTGCCTcactcttctccagctgaaagTTGGCGTGAAGCAGGCAGCTGAGCTGAAGGCCATGGACAGTGGAGGCACATCTGACCCATATGTGATTGTCTACCTAATGTCTGATATGAAGAAGAGATATGAGACCAAGGTTTACCGCAAGACCCTGAACCCCATCTTCAATGAGACCTTCACTTTCCAGGTACAAACCAAAGCCAATGATGTTTTTTTGATCCCATCAAGAGTGTTGCATAGACACTGCTCCCTGGGCAAAAAACTCTCCAGACTGGGAGTTGCTTGTGCAGTCAGGACTGGGAAATGTGAGAGACGAATACCCTCATGGGGCAGGGCTGCCACTGAGGAGTGAGTCCAGGCTTTTGGATCCTCTCCTGCAGGTACCCCAGGCTGAGGTGTCTAAATCCACGCTGGTGATGCAGATCTATGACTTCAACCGCTTTTCCAAGCATGATATCATTGGTGAGGTTCGGCTGCCCCTGGCCAGTGTCAACCTGCAGCATGTCATCGAGCAGTGGAGTGACCTGGTGGTGGCCAGTAAAGTGGAGGTTGGTCCTGGTGGGTGGGAAACTGCTGGGAGGGAGTTGCTTGGCTTGCCACTGCTCCAAGCAGCAAGTCCTTAGGGGCAAGCATGAGTGTGGGGGTGACTCAGGAAATCTGGGGCCAGTCTGGTGCTCCAGCCTCAGGTGAGCTGGCTCCTCTGCCTGGTACTAATTAGTGGCATCTCTCTATCAGGAAGAGCATCTGGGTGAGATCTGCTTCTCGCTGCGCTACGTCCCCAGCACTGGCAAGCTGACAGTGCTCATCCTGGAAGCCAAGCAGCTGAAGCGGATGGACTCAGATGGACTCTCAGGTCAGTGGGGGCTGCTTGTGCTCAGACCTTCCTACTCCTGCCCAGGCCTCAGTGGTGGCACCAAGAGCTGCAAAGCCTTGAAAACTCTTGGTGTTAAGACCCGCTTCCTGCTGCGACCACCATATATCACCCCTTGGCTGACTCCCAGCCTCCCGCAGCACAGATACTCCAGCTTTGGGCCGTACTGGAGGTATCTCTCAGGAGGAGATGTCATGGCTGGATTGTACAGGGAGCTTGGCAGGAGGAAGTGAGCTCTGAGATGGCTGTCTCACCATGAGTAGTGACAAGTGGGATGCCATGGTCTCCTTGGGAATGGCTCAGGAAAGCTGTTTTGTGGCTGAGTTCTTCAGTCAAAAACTGTCACTTGTGCAAGATGTGCCCTCTCTCTCTTCAGATCCTTTTGTCAAGGTGCATCTCATactgaacagaaagaaatggaagaaaaaaaggacaagtgTGAAGAAAAACACCTTAAGCCCTTACTTCAACGAGGTGTTTGTTTTTGAGGTGCCTTTCAGTCAGATCCAGGTGGGTTTCCCTGAAGTTCCCTGAGCAGGTCCCCACTGCAGCAGACTTCTTCCCACTGACCCTCTTTCTTGTGTCCCCCCCAGAATGTGGACGTGGTCATCTCTGTCTGGGATCATGACAAAGTGACCAAAAATGAGCCCATTGGCAAACTCTTCATCGGCTGCCGAGCTACAGGCAACCAGCTGCGGCACTGGTCCGACATGCTGTCCAACCCATGCCGGCCCCTCGTCCAGTGGCACATCCTGCAGCCCCCGGAGGTGGTGGACAAAGCCCTGGGACTGAAGTCCCACCTCAAGCTGCCCCTGCACTCCAGATAGTGAGGGGTCTCCTTCTCCACCCAGGGAGCAGGATGGTGGGCTTGTAGAAGAGTGAGGGGCTTCTGCTTAGCAAGCTCTAGACATGTTGGTCCCAGCTCATTGTCAGCAAAGAGGGGACTGGGACTCCTTCTGGCCAAGAGATCATCTGGCTGCTGGTGCAGCTCATGCTCTATGTtgcacctgggacagggcagctTGGCATCCAAGGGCAAGGTTGGACGTGGAGCAGAGGGTGCTAGTGGGGATGTCAAGGGCACAGGAACCAGCTCATCCCAACTGCTCATggtctggggtgggggggaaataCACAGAGCTTCAGGCTCATGCAAAACAGAGTCCACTGATATTTATAAAGCAGAGGGTTAACGTGCTGGTGGCATGGGTGGGAAGTTTCTTTAGTTGTGAATAACTTGGTGAGAAGTGTGTTCATGTTTCCTGTGAAGGCTTTTAAACAAGACCAAGATAATGAAGAACATAAGAGGCTTGAGAGAAGGAATACAGGTGGATGAGGAAGGTATTGGAGATGTTGAACTAGCTCTTTAGTGCCTCTCTAAtgtgtgctctgtgtcctgGCTAGAGGCTAAATGAGAAGCAATGTGGCTTCACACTTAGCCCGTTCTCAGCCCATGATGATTTGTGCACACTAAAATGTGACTCAGGCTCTGGGACTCACCAGTGGCCATCCCCATGCACCACACAGATGAAGATGCATAGTGTCAGCTCCTTTCACCTCACATGGTCCTACAGGAGTGGCACAGCAAGGTTTGCACCTCTGGCACCTAGAGGTCCTGCCAGGGTGGAGGGGCTGAGGCTCTTGCTTTCACACTGTGATCACACCACCCTGGTAAAGGCTGGCTTGCAGCCGTCACGTCTCTTCTGGACAGGTTTCATGTTTAATCTGGGAGGTTTTTTGTGGCCACATGTCCTGCCCCACCCTGCTTTGTGGGGCATTGATGTTGGGGCTATGTAAGCAAAGATCTCTCCTAGAAGGATGAGGGCATCGGAGTGGTGCTGCTACATGCCCTTGAGTATGCTGCAGTTTGGGGTGACTCCAGAGCAGCTTCTGTGAGCCATCTGCAGGAGGAAGCTCCCTGCACTGGGAATTGCTCCTGTTCTAAAATCCTTCTGCTACAAAACAGCCGCAGAACACAAGATCTGGGCTCATGCTGTGGAATTTTGGCCccaaagaagaaaatccttttcaccacagggagctgcaggctcaGTGCTAATAGCTATTGCCTGGACTCTGGAGGGGAGAGAGCCTGGCACATTAATGAAAAgctattaatattaaaaagcagTTAATTTGTGATTACCTGAGAGCTCTACAGAGCTCCACAGAGTGACTACCCAAGAGTTAAACAAACATGAAGCTGAGGAAGATTATGAAAAGTCTCGATAGAGATTAATGACCTGAGTTTACCCataaaaagctgctgctgtgtctgcctctTGATGAGTATTCTCCAGGCTTAGCTGTGGCTGTGAGGAGAGATGACAGGGTGGTTTTGAGGTGACTGTAACAAGTGAAGTGTGGCTTCTGCTGGGGAAACAGCATCTGCTGGCAGCCGCTAATGAGATAGACGAGGAAATCAGTCACCTGAGAAAGACTTGTAAAGGGATATTTTAAAGCCTCAGCCTTCAGTCTCAACATTAGAATCAGCCTAGAACAGGCTGTGCAGAAGGAAACATCTCTGAATTGGGTTTGTGGTTCCAAATCTATTGCCAGGTTGGTTTTTGGTGATACTGTTGTGGTGATTTAGGGCTATGCAGCATCCAGAAAGGGCTTTTGGAACTTGCAGttcttattttttgtgtgtgtgtgtgctttttcCAGTCCTCTTATTTTGAAGTCATAGCCTTGAGGTTCACTGCATAATTTATGGCACTGGGCATAAAAGTATGTACATATTAGTCCCAAAACAGATGCAGTTGAAGAAGGTGCAGAGACAGCCCCTCCCTGAGAAATGTTACTCCCCATACCAGTGCCTGCCccttctctctccagctctggcCTTGCTCAGTGCCTGGATCGCCAGCGTAGTGCtgggtgagcagagctggagagggaagcCCATGGTGCTTTTAGGGGAAAGGCTGGGGAATGTAGGAGTGAGcacccagctgggctggctctgggcaacctggagTGAGCCTTTGTGCAGTAAAACTCAGGAAACCGAGTTGTTTGCTCAGGAGGGAGAGGCGAGCAGGTGGGGATGTTCTCCACCCAGCTCCAGTTTTTAATGCACCACCAAggctgcttttttcctctgtcatcATTTCTCCTTCTCAGTAAGCCTTGTGTGCTTACAGCATGGCTTTTAGCACTCTCCTCCTCTGGCAGGATCCTCTTAGTATCTGCTGGTAGCTGTTTGAAGCAGGGCTGGTGGATGTGGGCTTCATTTCATGCCTTATTTCACCCCAAATGAGCACAGCCTGCTCGGGAGTCTATTTGCAGGGAGGCAGACAGCCCTGTCTCGTGTGCAAGCCATCTCCTTTTCACCTCCCTGTGGCCTTGGCGGGGGTGGTTGTCCCTCATCGATCAAAGCCAGATGTCTGAGCATCTTCTGCCTCACCAATGCTCCTCCTGCACTTGGAGGGTGGAAGatgagaaaagaagagaagTAAAGGAGGGGGAGAACCAACTCCTCCTCAGCTTTTGTCTGTGCTGTATTCCCGTGTCTGCACCTAGAGGGCAGGGCAGTACGTGCTATGAGCTGGCTCTCTTTCATCTGGTCTGTGGCCCCCGTTAGAGCCTCACCAGCCAAGATTTCTTCTTCTGGAGATGGAGCCCGTGTTCaagagggagagaaagcagTAATGCTGTGCAAGCCCGTTCTCATGGCTGCATAGCCCGTTGGTAGCCATGTGGCAATGCTGGAAGTGTCTGAGTGGCTTTTTCCAGGAGACAAGAGCCAGCCCTTGCCTGATTCTGCACCACAGGGGCAAAGAGGGTTTTGCTGGTGGTTAAGGGGGCAAAAGCAGGTATCCAATCCATCCAAGGTGCCCAGGTGGTGGCTGGGGAGTTTGTCTCTCTGCATTTAATTAGCAGCTCTGCAGGTCAGCGGCAGGGCAAAAAGCAGGGCTTGGGCCAAGCAGAGGTCTGATAAAAGAGACAAGAAGCACTGAAAATTGAGGTGTTTGTTATTAAGATTTATAATCTCAATTATTTACATCCAGATCCAAGATTTCTGACCTTCAGAAGTCCCTCCCAAAGTTAATTATTCCCtcattcagtgatttttttttttttttttaaatcaaagggAAGGGCTGCACAAGGAGAAGGCTGAGCCTCATATGTGCTTGTCACCAGTCGTCTGCagtgaaacaaaaatcattATGGGCTGTCATCATTCAGCCTGGGTATGGGCTGGCTGTCCTCCAGCCACAGATTTTTTGGCTAGTCTTAGAGTTTTTGAGAGCTGGAGAGCATCTAAGCTCTTCTCACTAGGAGCAAGCATGCCTGCCTTATAAATATTCCTTAGCTAGCATCTTTATGCCTTACAATTTTATGAGCAAAATATATACTTTTG
This portion of the Vidua chalybeata isolate OUT-0048 chromosome 6, bVidCha1 merged haplotype, whole genome shotgun sequence genome encodes:
- the SYT8 gene encoding synaptotagmin-8 — protein: MAVAARKGRTTASPHSSITTTAWPGSLDSWLSWIPLPKWTLITMAVAGAILLLLFLICIVKCCCTKRRPKKKERIGLCTISNSTTINLVQPEMEDLEREVEQKRRGKLQYSLEYNFRMQELKVGVKQAAELKAMDSGGTSDPYVIVYLMSDMKKRYETKVYRKTLNPIFNETFTFQVPQAEVSKSTLVMQIYDFNRFSKHDIIGEVRLPLASVNLQHVIEQWSDLVVASKVEEEHLGEICFSLRYVPSTGKLTVLILEAKQLKRMDSDGLSDTPALGRTGGISQEEMSWLDCTGSLAGGNPFVKVHLILNRKKWKKKRTSVKKNTLSPYFNEVFVFEVPFSQIQNVDVVISVWDHDKVTKNEPIGKLFIGCRATGNQLRHWSDMLSNPCRPLVQWHILQPPEVVDKALGLKSHLKLPLHSR